A genomic window from Diorhabda sublineata isolate icDioSubl1.1 chromosome 8, icDioSubl1.1, whole genome shotgun sequence includes:
- the LOC130448296 gene encoding uncharacterized protein LOC130448296: MASKKRQQWDEHDMRQAIENVQDHSMGFKLAAKIFNVPKTTLRRRLAKQDSSKGNLGGRTAIFSKAIEEEIAGYIIDMETRFFGLTSKDLRRMVFEVAEKNKIEHRFNRETKMAGWKWVRGFLKRNPRISLRSPERTSLARAQAFNKPNIQAYFNALSNTLEQYNFPPENIFNMDESGLTTVQKKCQKIYASKGRKQVGALSSAERGQHVTVVCAMNVMGTYIPPALIYPLQRMNDELMNGAPVGSIAFVQEKGWMTSEIFCRWLKHFVKYTKASNNNKILLLLDGHSSHKSLESLQFAKENGVIVFCFPAHCSHHVQPLDVGFFRPVHTYFDQEIQLWLRQNPGKAVTQFKIAGLLNQAYLKSTAILKCNKFVQKDWHSSFQPHIFEDWQFAPALATDKQIPEAQGDIIENQMELEIQTPSTSGLNMSSSSVL; encoded by the coding sequence ATGGCATCCAAAAAAAGACAACAGTGGGACGAGCATGATATGCGACAGGCTATTGAGAACGTACAAGATCACAGTATGGGCTTTAAGTTGGCTGCAAAGATCTTCAATGTTCCCAAAACAACTTTGCGAAGGCGTTTGGCTAAACAGGACAGTTCCAAGGGTAATTTGGGAGGACGAACCGCAATTTTCTCTAAAGCCATCGAAGAGGAGATTGCAGGATATATTATTGATATGGAAACACGTTTTTTTGGTTTAACCTCTAAAGATTTGCGGCGGATGGTATTCGAAGTAgccgaaaaaaataaaatagagcaTCGTTTCAATCGTGAAACAAAAATGGCAGGTTGGAAATGGGTGAGGGGATTCCTGAAGCGCAATCCACGAATTTCTTTGCGTAGTCCAGAAAGAACATCATTAGCTAGAGCCCAGGCTTTTAACAAGCCTAATATTCAAGCCTATTTCAATGCACTATCTAACACTCTGGAGCAGTACAACTTTCCTcccgaaaatatatttaatatggatgAGTCAGGTTTGACTACGGTCcaaaagaaatgtcaaaaaatttacgCTTCAAAAGGTCGGAAGCAAGTTGGTGCACTCAGCAGTGCAGAGCGTGGGCAGCACGTGACCGTAGTGTGCGCAATGAATGTCATGGGCACTTACATCCCTCCTGCTCTTATTTACCCTCTTCAAAGGATGAACGATGAGCTTATGAACGGTGCTCCCGTTGGTAGCATAGCTTTCGTACAAGAAAAAGGTTGGATGACCAGTGAAATTTTTTGTAGATGGCTAAAGCATTTCGTGAAGTATACGAAAGCATCTAATAACAATAAGATTCTTTTGCTCCTAGATGGGCACAGTAGCCATAAGAGTCTCGAATCTCTTCAGTTTGCAAAAGAAAATGGGGTAATTGTGTTCTGCTTCCCGGCACATTGTTCACATCACGTTCAACCATTGGACGTAGGATTCTTCCGTCCTGTTCATACgtattttgatcaagaaattcAATTATGGCTTCGTCAAAACCCGGGGAAGGCAGTGACTCAATTCAAAATAGCAGGTCTTCTCAATCAAGCTTATTTGAAGAGTACTGCAATACTCAAATGCAATAAATTCGTTCAAAAAGACTGGCATTCATCCTTTCAACCTCATATCTTCGAGGACTGGCAGTTTGCACCAGCTTTAGCAACGGATAAGCAGATTCCCGAGGCTCAAGGAGATATCATCGAGAACCAAATGGAATTAGAAATTCAAACCCCATCCACATCTGGTCTTAACATGTCTTCATCGTCAGTTCTGTAG